Within the Gopherus evgoodei ecotype Sinaloan lineage chromosome 18, rGopEvg1_v1.p, whole genome shotgun sequence genome, the region agccaccattaatggtccacactttgcatacttacaataggacctcagagttatgtttcatatttctagtttcagatagaagaatgatacatttatacaaattggatgaccacactcagtagattataagctttgtaatgataccttacaagagaccttttacatgaagcatattccagctacattatattcacactcattagcatattttcataaaatcatatggagtgcaacgtcacagtcaCCTCAGAGTCCTGGCCCACCCTGTCCACTATCCCACCTCTAGCTATGGACATTGCTGCTGAAGCTTTAGAGGAAGGCGATCTCTCgcctccaaaaaaaaataaataaaaaaatacagtatacATGGGCGTGGGGGGAGGAATTCCTTCCTGAGCCCAGTACACTTAGCATTATTTTGGAGTGAAAGGTAGGAAGGAAATGTTACAGAAGGGAGGGTCACTTCCTGGTCTCTGGTAAACAATGTGTTAACTTCAGCTTAGCTCTTGGCTTCCCCTAAGTACTACTGCATGAGAGAGAGCTGTAAATTGGTTGCTTAGGAGGCAAAGGGAGCAGAATCCTTTTAAGAAGGTCAGGCTCCTCACCCAGGCTCAAGGGACTGGACTGAATCCCAGTCTGGGGAGTTTTCTTGGTTTCTGCTTATACTTCCCATTGTCCATTGAGGAGGAGCAGACTGTGGCAGTGCACGTCTCTCCTCCTGCTGAGTCATTTCACCAGCTTCTAAGCAGTAAAACTTGAACCTTGGAGAGTGTTTGCAGCCCCCCTTGGGATGCCAGGAACCCACATGGTGACGTCTTGATAGTGTTTGTTTCCCTGGTATGGGGCACTTCCTGTGTCTGTGCACAACAGGCCACCCTATGAGCATCACCATACACTGAGGCAGCTTTGATTCAGGCCTAGAGAGAAGCTGTAGGCTGGAAATTGAACTAAATATTGCTTCCAGGCTTCTTGGTTCCCCCAAGCCTTTCCCGGTAGTCCACTTGAACGGAtcctcctctctggccattcaCATCCTCTGCTGCTTGTACTGCCCATATGTTTCTTCCGGCCATGCTGAATTCCTACCCCACTGACTCTTGACTCTCATTTCCATTCTCCCTTATCTCCACCcttttaacctctctctccctgcctggcaTTGATCATTTAACTCCATGAAACATCCTGGGGGACATAGTTTGTATGAAAAAACCTGCACAAGGTAAGAGTCCCAATCCTGCACGGTGCTGAGTGTCTTCTGCAAAATTCTGTGTACCTTCATCTTCCACTGAAGCCTATGGGAGGTGAGAGTGCTCATGGGATCAAAATCTAAAGCGGTTCAAGAAGTTTTGCTGTGTATTCTGGGaaccaaggccctgattcagcaaaattgGTAAGcacatgatttcaatgggactcaaGCCTGTGTTAGAAGTTATGCATGAGTATATGTGCCCTTCTGAGTCAGGGCCTATGTGCATACAAAGTCTAGGGCTCAAATTCATATGTAATGCCTAAGGGCAAGAGGCCTGGTCCTTGTCTGGTGAAGTTGCTTCTTCTTAAAAGAACCCAATCCCACATTGTTTTCTTGCAGATGAGAGAGGGCAGGATCACCTGAGGGCTGCAAAACTCAACCTGGTGGATCTGGCTGGAAGCGAGAGGCAGTCCAAAACCGGAGCCACAGGGGAGCGTCTCAAAGAAGCCAccaaaattaacctctctctctcagctctgggcAATGTCATCTCAGCCCTGGTAGATGGCAGGTGCAAACACATCCCCTATCGAGACTCAAAGCTGACCCGGTTGCTGCAGGACTCCCTTGGAGGAAACACCAAGACCCTCATGGTGGCCTGCCTGTCTCCTGCTGATAACAACTACGACGAGAGCCTCAGCACTTTGCGCTACGCCAACCGGGCAAAGAACATCAAGAACAAGCCCCGTATCAATGAAGATCCCAAAGATGCTCTGCTGAGGGAGTATCAAGAGGAGATCAGGAAGCTGAAGGCCATTTTGGCTGAACAGATGAACACAAATAACTTGTCAGGTACGATGCCCTTGGACTGCTCCAGAGTTGCTTTATCATTGGCCAGAAAATTACACCTTAAATATACAGAGTGCACGTTGGCATTTCTCCCCAACCTTCCTTCTACCTGCTGGGGAAGGCACTCTTCAGCCCAATGCCAGCAGCTTTGGCCTTTGAGTTGGGTGAGAGGGGTAGGGGTAGGATGGGAGCAGTCTGTTTTCAGATGGGGGGAGACTTTAGGGAGGGGAGCAGCCTCTAGGACCCATCCTCCATACTCCTGGATAGGAGCAGCCTTTCATGTAGGGGATAAGACTGTATGGcctttcttcccttcccctgccccagacagaACCAGCCTTCAAGAGAGCAAGCAATGTCCATGCCCCCTTCGCCTCCCTACTGTTGATCCTACCCTCCTGGGCCTGAGGTTATGTTAGGTGGCCACATTAAGTGGTACTCCTGCCTTTTCTCTCTGAGGATAAGTAAGGGAAGGGAGCAGCATAGGGGCTATGAAGCTTGAGAAGCACAAGTTCACAAGATCACTGCTCGATTTAACCAGACATCTTGCCCGCATCCCTGTAACTTTAGGATTGGGTGAAGAGGCAGCATTCTCCAGCAGTTAGAGCAGAGGACTAGGCATCAAGAGTCttaggttctgttctcagctctgatgCTAATTCTCTGTctgacctagggcaagtcacttaacatttGTGTGCCTCAatatcctcatctgtaaaatgggagtgagAATGATCCTCTTCCCTGAGTAAATAGCTAGATGAAAACCAGGGACAGGAAGACTCCAGTTAGCACTGTATTCCAAGCAGCTCTCACTCTTGCATTTACTGCCATAACCCTTTCACATCACTGCAGACCTGTACTGCTCTCAGAAATGTGATCCAGTGTCCAGGGAACAATGTCTTTCTGTGTTGAAGAGTTTAGAGTGTCCTACGCGGTAAACTActtcccactgccagtctggcCACAGGCAAAGATCATACCATTGTAGCCCTCAATTACATCCTGGAAAATAATAGCAAGAACCTATCTAGTCTAGATTAGAATTATCTTCAGCCTTTTACAGAGCTGGAACCAAGCTGTTTAAAACTCTGTCCTTCCACACAGCAGTGACTTTCTCTCAGGTGCAGCCCCAGCACAGAGCATGCTCTATCAGTGTGGACTGTATCCTATTAACACAATTTAAAGGAATGTCTAGGCTGACACATTCCCTATCATCTTTTAGCCTCTTTCTGTTGGCTAGTTGCCAAATGATCTGTGGACAGTCCTCTGTATGTGTGAGTAATCTTTCTCCTTTCCTTAGGTCTGTTACCTGCTGAGACTGCTCAGCTGGAAGTGAAGCCAGCTCTCCTACCTGAACCCCAGCCAGATGTTGAGGCAGAGAAGCAGCTGATCAGAGAAGTAAGCCAGGGAGTATGACCCCCAAGTTACTTCCTGCTGGGGGCTGTCCACTTTTACAATCCTCAGCACAACTGTAGCGCAAGGGGAACTGTGTGACCTGCTTGGTACACCTCTCCCCACGCACCTCAATCTTTGGTCTTGTACCACATAACCTGTGTTGTTGGAGACCATGTTACAATACCACTGTTTcccaacattttttcattttgctttggaGATGGGATGGAACTGGGTTCCCAGCATGGGTCGATTTGCATTGTAGAAGTGCCTTAGCTTTCAGCACTCCCTGCTATTCTAGTGTGGAATCTCCTCTCAGCAAGGGGTTCAGTGAATCTGATCTGACCAactattgggccaaatcctgaaccTCTTACTTCCTCCTTAGTTAGACTAAACTCCCAATGATGTCAGTGCTGCTGGTTGCTTAGGTGATCATTAATGAGATATAGATCCTTTCGGTTCCCTTGGTGTCTCTAATTTGGCCATACTGGGAGGGTCAAAAATTTGTTCCTATCTGATAGCATTTAGGATGTGGTTTGTATGACACAAGGCTGCCCCATTTGTCCCCAAAAATCATAATGACCAATTTCAAATACACAGAAGCCTAAATTCTAGATTTCCTATGAACCAGCACTTATCTAGCCTGGAAAATTACCATTTAACTGCAATTTTGGATTTGTCTAAGATTGTCTGTGTGGGTCAAGAGTCACATAATCCACCATCAGAAAGGATCAGAAAATTCAGATTATGCATCGAAACATCTCACATAGCCTGGATATATGCTGGAGAGAGGAATAACtagtgcacgcgcacacacatacactgatTACTCTGTCTTATTGACAGTCAAGTTTTTAATGCCATCTGTACATTTCCTGATGGCTGATAATCCAGGCTGGGATATTAGTCCATTTCCTAACATGCAGGTGTCCAAATTCATAATCCACCTCCAGATTCAACACTGACCAGACTCCTTCTTGGCAGACTGGGCAGAGAGATCAGAGGTGAAAGTGCTAGAGGGAGTGAACTCCCCTCTCATTTTTAAAGGAGAtccctccagggcagggctgaggcatGCTGGCATCACTGTGGCGTCAGCTATTCCTGTCCTGTGGATAAATGGAGAAGTGCCAATCACCTTTGAGCAGCCACTGTGTTCATTTAAATTGTAGAGTGGAAAATGGCTGTGAATGCAGCTCTGTATTTAGTATATTGCTAGGGAAGTGACAAGCAGCCCAGAATGGGTGGGCATGGTCAGGAGTAGACCATTGGGATGTGCCATGCCAGGCTGTCCACAGTGCCCTTGTGCCTTTCAGGAGTATGAGGCGAAGCTGGCCCAGCTGAAGGCGGACTATGAAGCTGAGCAAGAATCCCGCGCCCGACTTGAGGAGGACATCAATACCATGCGGACTTCCTACGACCTCAAGCTGTCCACTCTGGAGGAAAACCTCAGGAAGGAAGCAGGTGGGAACAGGGAAGATTTAGAGAAACGCTAGCTTTTGTGGAAACCATAGTCAGGGAGGATGTAGACCAGGGGACTAGCAACTGCAGACAATAGAACTTTGCAGCCTGGGCCACAACAGCACTTAGCTTGAATAAAAGTTTTGAACTGCAGAGATGACAGGTCCCATCATGCATTGCTGTACCTTAAGCCAGTGGGCTTGGCACAAGCCACACTTCTATGGACGATACGAGGGTGATAGTTTCAAACTTTTCCATTATATGTGAATTAGGTGTGCCCCTTCAATGCCTGGTGATTAGCCAATATGGCCTGTCAACTCGGCAAAGTTTGGGGATTCCTGAGACAATTGTGACTTGCTGCCAGCCATCCTTATTTGTTTTGCAGTGCTGCCTAGGACCCAGTTGAGCTAGTTACTGAACAAATACAGATCAGAAAGATGgtctgtgccccaaagagctgataaTCTATAGTAGTTCTATTACCTATGTTCTCAATAGTTGGCTCAGAAATTTTGTAACACAAAATGGTAATTTTTCTTTGACCGTTAGCCCCCACCCTCAGAGACAGACTGAGCATTCTCATGTGAACCTCCAAAGTTTTACCATCCATTGTGAAGACTACTGTTTTCATGCAGGATGCTCTCTGGGTCTCCCATGGTTTTCCCCAAACAGAGTGGAGTGGCAATTGGCAGCTGTTTTGCTCACACGTGGTATTTTCATAGAATGATGCCCTAGTGGTGGAGAGCTTGTAGCTAAGAGTTCTGGGTATTTTTTCTTGTATTCTCCAGATGCTGTCCTGAGGGTTGAAACTCTCCCTGACCAAGCACCTTTGTCTCCAGGCCCTGTTGTCGCTGTCCCAGAAACAGCACAGGTGTCCACCAAGGTACCCATCAGCCAGTGCTCTTTATCAGACAAATGGAACAAATCTAGCTGTCCCCCTGTGTCTGTGAGGTTCATGGATACTCAATAAAAGAGCGTATTTATCTAGCCAcagtgcagctgcttctggggtagaatgtggcagctgtttaacagtgcacagccaATTGAAAATGCAAGGGGAAATTTAGCTTTCCCAGTGCCAAAACTTCACTCCAAGCAGTACCATATCCTTAAGGGTAATGTGACAATTTCGGTGGCTTGTGCTGCAGGGGGAAGCAGCAAAATGACATTCCTTACTCTTTAGTCCACGAGCAGTCCCAGCTTCCTCCTTCATCATGTGTCACAGTACACATGCTGCATGTTTTCAGAACAGCTGTCTTTAGTTGCCTTTTGCCCTCAGGACACAGCAGAGCCTCAGATAGCCCAGTACGTCGGGAGTGTGACCAGAGAGAGTTCTGGAGCAGAAGTGGCTGTTGCTGCTGAGGAGCTTCAAGTGGCTGTGGACCAGCAGCAAGTGCTTGCCAGGTCAGTAACTGTgcctctgatccagcaaagctccTTCTGTGCATTGCATGTGAGGTGCATGGGCAGAAACAACCAGACTATTgcactgtattattattattaagctcGGACAGTGTGCTTAACGTGTACAAAACAGAAGATGATGTGTCTCCTGCTCCACAAGGAAGTTCCAGTCTCGTTCAAACATGAAGACCCAGCAGATCTGACATTAGATGTTGCCAAAATACAGAAATTATAAGAGTGAAGGCCTGTTCCCCAGTATATTTGAAGAGATTGCAAATGGGACAGCAAGTGTTTTGCTTCTGGGTTACCAGATCAAATGCTGCCTAACTCTGAAGTCTTTCCTTTCTTGGCGCTGTTGGTAGGCCTGTCTTTGAACTAATGCATTTCTATCTACTTGCTGTTGGTAAGGTTTGGAACTGAACAGACTGCGGAGACTGCTCCTTTTTCGATTCCAGAGGGGGTTCCTCCAGGGCATTGGAGCCCGGTggtgggatgaggtgtggaggaATCTTGCCTTGTTGCTGCCCATAGTGTAGCTCAATAAATGAGACTTTCTTCTTTAGGGCTGTCAGTCTGCTGTGATAAAACTCACCTTGAAAAATATATTGGTTATTGTTACTGTAAAATATTTGCCCCAAAACAGTGAAAATGGAAATCAGCTGTTCTTGCAAGAACCACATCTGAACAAGAACTGGCAAATCGGTCCCTTCTAGTTTGAATCTGCTGTGGAACAGGGTTCAGAGCCTTGAACCCAAACTTGACCCTTGGAGTATGAAGAGCTTCAGATTCAAGGTTCAACTTTTGGCCCATCTTGAATCCAAACTAGTGTGAAGATGGCACAGTTGTTAGTCTACCCTGGAGAGGGCCTGACTGGAAAGTCCCTTTAAGCAAAATGACAGTGCATTGAAACAATATGGGACTTGCTGTCAGTTCCTCACTAGTGGAGTTTCACAATATCCTGATTCACTCTTTATGGGTTCCACTGTTTTTTGAGGCAATTGTGTGCCTTTATATTAAACTCTCAAGTGTTGAATGCTGCTTCGTTCTGAAAATGGCCTTGTGCTGTAACTGTTTCTCCAGAAGGTTTCCCAAGGGCTTCTCTGCTGCACATCTCTGTTGGGCATCTCTTAGGCTCAAACAGGCtattaaaatatacaaagcagTGCAATTTGTAAATTATAAGCTATTCGCCTGTTAGGctgtgtcaaggctgaatcctcattctgtcactccgagtgcaggaagtgggggcccacaaggactttacaaattaatacttgccactccaggcttgttttaaattcccaaggttacagcttctctctgaccttggcttggtaaacgctgccaccacccaaatgcaaaaaaaacctctttgaacccaggaaggagcacttgggaaatcctccctgtggggtaccctcaagccctcccgggaagagctgagaaagaaagcaaaggaaattagctgttgctaccAGAATCAagcaacatgcacaaacctcttagggacacAAAAAATCCAATTGtcttcttaaaaaaaggtaagttttattaaaaacagaaagaaagaaaatacatctgcaatttaggcttttgctagattttaaaacagcagttccaaaaattaagcacccaaaatagctttctggggggttcagcttaaaggttacaagctaACAAAAGCATccggggttagcacagaggagatccacaagccaaaataaagaataaaCCTGATTGCATTCATCTAAATGTTCCCTATCCAAATGAttccttctaggtatggaagctgatttttcatacctggttcaaaacttacacagcattcctgtgttaaagttagaatcaggactcacaatttgtcagaccactctgttttattagtgcagcgctccgccaataacacccagataatgtgagcaccatgcaaggcagataaaagggtgagcacttaacaagataacaaaggaagcagaatctgataagtttacctgggctaggcatgcataccaatcctctgttaatgtttcgccattagcacccttgtttatgcctaatgtttcttttcctggcacctgtatttcaacatttcttatttctgcttaaaggtacttacaacatttctttaatccattcttatttttacaatttaattcattctactttcacacctgCTTATAGCGttgctgccctgcccctgcttctctggagaacaacagacaaagggaaagtttctttcccattttaaaaagttctagccttcccattggctcttctggttgggtgcccactccttttcttttacctgtgggattgttaaccctttacaggtaaaacaagcagagaacacctaccaagagggattttacagctaactggctggctgggtgtctatCAAAGGGAGTTAtgtcccccttcatttatcacaggctGAGACAGCTTCAAAGAAATTATTCTGATTGATTGTGTCAAATCTCAACACTCCCTTGCAGAACTTAGTTTGCTTAACACACAAGGAAAGGAAACTCACTCCTACAATTACATTGTTAAATATCACAGGTCTTTGCATATCAGGCAAGGCAGGGTTCCTtggagatgggattttcaaagcctcCTTGGAACAACTTTACAGCTCAGGATGTCTGCGGACTATCTGCTACTGTTTAGCAAAGCAGGATTCAATTGTGCATTGAACAAAAGCTGCTGAGGGCTAAATTGTTTCATATCAAACTCAAGCTATTGAGACAGGAGGTCCAGTGGAGCAGAAAGAGCCGGTTTCCTCCTGAGGAAACCTGAGTTCTTTAGGAATGGGTTTGCATGCtctgatggaagaaaagacagttaagAGGATAATATCATCGCAGGTCATGTCTACTCTGGCATTCTCTCCCTATTGGCCTCCATTGGCCAGCCTCTGATATAGCAACAGCAATGCAAACCCCTGTGTAGAAAAAGTATATGGCTGTAAGGTCCAGCTTACACCAGGTTCAATCAGGATAAGCTCCACCAGTGTGAATAGTGACTTAGAGCAGTTTACCTTCTCTACACCAGTGCAATTACACGACGGGCTGGCAACCAGTGTCTGAAATCCTCAGCATAGGCAAGGGATTGTAGTAAAAATATTAACATTCCCAAGGGGGCGATCACCTTAAATGACCTGTTGGAGGGTTGTTAGGGGaacaggtttttttcctcctgtgtaCAAAATATTCAGTAATTCAGTGCAGGCACATATTCCCTCATGATGCATGGACATCAATTTGTTGTGTGATTCACAGAAGGGCATTTGTCTTATCGTCATGGCAGACTTCTCCCTGCCTTTCAGGGGCTTCACTGTTGACCTGAGGTCAGCAAGAGACCAAGCCTTTGATGTGGCAGCCACTGCGTATGGAAATTGCTCCCTTTACTGCATCTGCCTCAGTCCACCCACTGAAAATAAATTCCAAATGATTTTGGGATGCTCTGTACCCTAATGGCAGCCCCTGCTATATCAGTCTTGGGGCTAAACAGCAGGTTTCAAAACAAAGAATAAGGATAAggatgttaattttaaaaaaatctctcttacTTCATAAATACAGGGCCATAAATGTCAAGATTTCTAGATATACCTAATGGAGAATACATTCAGGGTGTATGTAAAGATACATACACTGAGCTCAGGCTTTGGTGAACATCACCACACAAAgtaaatcttaaaacagaggctCCCCATCGTCACTCACCTCTTAAATCAACAAATCTGAATACTCGCTTCAACAGAAATCACTGTCTGTTTattgtatcttttaaaatgtctctAGGCAGTTGCCATGAAAGTGTATTATTTGCATATGTGcagatgttcctttttgctacagATCTAAGAAATGTGTCCAACTCTTCCAGGCTGCACATGCTGGAACAACAGGTGGTTGGAGGAGAACAGGCCAAAAACAAGGACCTGAAGGAAAAGCACAAACGTCggaaaaaatatgcagatgaaCGGAAGAagcagctggtggcagcgctgcagaAAATCGATGAGGACAGCAGTGACTGGGTCCTGCTCAATGTCTATGACTCTATCCAAGAAGAGGTCCGAGCCAAGAGCAAGCTGTTGGAGAAGATGCAGAAGAAGGTAACCCCTAAGAAGCAATTAACTCTTGTATAGAGCTAAGATTTGGGGAGCATCCATGAGATTACTCTTGGAGGTGCCCCTTACTCTTATCCCCCTATCCCCTCATCCGCCTTTCCTCCTTCACCTTCATCCATTTGTTATAGTGATGAGACACTCCAGTCAGCATGACTTTGGCATCTCTGTGTCTCTCAAACTGATCCTAGTTAACTGACAAGACATGTTAGACATGGATTTTGATTATTTTAGCCCCTTGATAATCTTAAATATTAAATTATCCTTGCTCACGTCGAAGCCACGCGATTTCTAAAAATAAGAATAAGATTTTTTTGCTTAGGGGGAGCTCAAAATTGCCACTATGTTATTCCACCTCAAGATAACACAAAGTAGAAGTAAATCAAGTGGCCTACTTTTGATAGCTATATATGACATGCTTTGAGCCAGCCTGGATAGAACAACAGAcggattcaggagacctgaattCTCTGCTTGGCTCTGCTGTTGACTCATGTGGGCAAattgtttccccatctataactgagaagagagatttttttcactCACCTTTGTAAAGATCTTTGAGAGCTGCAAGGGAAAGTGCTCTCCAGGCGTTGTTGTTATGATTTGTATGGTTACTCACACATATCTATaacatgggcagagttggcaggACTTGGGATCATTTGAGAATGGTCATGGTGGAATGTTGCCCATCTCCAGCTTTGTCCTGCTTTGACTTGCAAACTAATAAATTGGCTGTACGCGTGCGCATATGTGTGAGGGAGATTATTCTCTCTAGTGGCACAGCTTCTTACATTGTCAAAGCTGACGTGAGGggcacatagaatcacagaatatcagggttggaagggacctcaggaggtcatatagtccaaccccctgctcaaagcaagaccaatccccaactaaatcatcccagccagggctttgtcaagactgatcttagaaacctctaaggaaggagattccaccacctcccattccagtgcttcaccaccctcctagtgaaaagtttttcctaatatccaacctaaacctcccccactgcaacttaagaccattactccttccttgttctgtcatctggtaccactgagaacaatctagatccatcctctttggaaccccccttcaggtagttgaaagcagctatcaaaccaccctcattcttctcttctgcagactaaacaatcccagttccctcagcctctcctcataagtcatgtgctccagccccctaataatttttgttgccctccactggactctttacaatttttccacatccttcttgtagtgtggggcccaaaactggacacagtactccagatgaggcctcaccaatgtcaaatagaggggaatgattacgtccctcagtctgctggcagtgtccctacttatatagcccaaaatgccattagccttcttggcaacaagggcacactgttgactcatatctagctttttgtccactgtaacccctaggtccttttctgcagaactgctgcctagccattcagtccctagtctgtagcagtgcatgggattcttccgtcctgaatgcaggactctgcacttgtccttgttgaacctcatcaggtttcttttggcccaatcctccaatttgtctaggtccctctgtatcctatccctaccctccagcatatctgccactcctcccagttgagtgtcatctgcaaacttgctgagggtgcagtccatg harbors:
- the KIF17 gene encoding kinesin-like protein KIF17 isoform X3; protein product: MQGIVDPPTQKGIIPRAFEHIFESVQCAENTKFLVRVSYLEIYNEDIRDLLGADTKQKLELKEHPEKGVYVKGLSFNTVHSVAQCERIMETGWRNRAVGYTLMNKDSSRSHSIFTINMEIYAVDERGQDHLRAAKLNLVDLAGSERQSKTGATGERLKEATKINLSLSALGNVISALVDGRCKHIPYRDSKLTRLLQDSLGGNTKTLMVACLSPADNNYDESLSTLRYANRAKNIKNKPRINEDPKDALLREYQEEIRKLKAILAEQMNTNNLSGLLPAETAQLEVKPALLPEPQPDVEAEKQLIREEYEAKLAQLKADYEAEQESRARLEEDINTMRTSYDLKLSTLEENLRKEADAVLRVETLPDQAPLSPGPVVAVPETAQVSTKDTAEPQIAQYVGSVTRESSGAEVAVAAEELQVAVDQQQVLARLHMLEQQVVGGEQAKNKDLKEKHKRRKKYADERKKQLVAALQKIDEDSSDWVLLNVYDSIQEEVRAKSKLLEKMQKKLRAAETEIKDLQSEFELEKIDYLATIRRQERDCLLFQQLLDQVQPLIRRDCNYSNLDKIRCESIWDEDSGCWKLPELVIQKTSLPAAVPSLPQTKPARKSASGENGELLMQEEDRYKLMLSRSDSENIASNYFRSKRASQILSADPMKSLAHHNSPPVLSAPLNNNTSSMAPVSPSQTVEMPQPRPFRLESLDFTTPSSKTKRKKGKNSFSSDPF